The nucleotide sequence ACCCGCACGAGGCGGCGCTGGGCTGGGCCCGGGCGCTGGCGGCGACCCGGGACCTGGGGGCGGACGCGGAGGCGCTGGCGACGTTCAGCCTGACGGCGGCGAATCCCAGACACACGCCGCGGTTCCAGGGAAAGACAGCACATGAGCGGCGCGTGCTGCTGGAGGCGCTGCCGCCGCCCTCGATGCTGGCGGACGCCACGTGGGCGCTGTGCCGGGAGCTGGTGATTGGCCGTGAGGCGGTGGAGCCCGGAGCGCTCCCGAATGCCGTGCGCACGGCGCTCGCGAGGAACCTGGGCGCGGGGCTGCGTGCGGTGCACGCGCTCGTGCCGCCCGGGAAGGCGCCGGCGGTACGAATGGCGGTGGGGGAGGCGCCATCGTACCGCGGGCTCCAGGTGGCGGGGGTGTTGAGCAGCGCGGTGCCGGCGCTCGCGGTGGCGTGCGTGGTGTCCAGCGAGGCGCTGGGGGCGTTCCTGGCGGGCGGGGAGACGCGGCTGAAGGCGCTGGTGCGCGAGGGCGTGCTGGAGGTGCCGGCGGAGCCCTCGGAGACCGCGAGCGCGGTGGCGACGCTCCGGAAGCTGGAGCGCACGGGCGCGCCCGAGAAGCAGCGGGTGAGCGCCGCCGAGGTGGCGCTGGCGGTGCTGACGGGCGCGGGCGCCGCGGGCGCGGACCGGGCGCGGAGCAAGGCGGAGGCGTACCTGCGCGACCGGCTGGAGGAGCACCGGAGCACGGCGGGCCTCTTCGAGCTCAACACCCGGCTGCACCCCGAGGACAAGCGCAGCTGGGAGGTGGACCTGCTGTGCCGCTCGCTGCGCATCGCGGTGGAGATCGACGGTTACCACCACTTCCAGGATCCAGAGCGGTTCCGCCGCGACCGGCGCAAGGACCTGGACCTGCAGCGCGAGGGCTACTGGGTGTACCGGCTGCTCGCGACGGACGTGCTGTCCCAGCTGGAACACATCCTCCACACCCTCGACACGTTGATTGAAGCCCGCGGGCGCGAGCCTGGCGGGCGGGAGCCACGACATGGACACCGACACTCCTGACACCCGGCTTCAGGGCCTGGCATTGGCCTGGTTGGCGACGCGCTCGGAGAAGAAGGCCGGCACGCGCAACGAGCTGACGAAGACGCTGCACGCGTTCGTGGAGCACCGCTGGAGCCGGGGCGAATGGACCGGCCGGTTCGACGCGCTGCTGACGGAGCTGCTGGAGGACAAGCTCGTGGAGGCCCGGGGCCGTTCGGGGCTGGCGTTGACGGGGGCGGGCCGTCAGCGGGCGTTGAAGTTCCTGCGGGTGGATTCCCCCAAGGGGCTCACGTGGAAGCGCGTGAAGCAGCAGCACCTGCTGGCGAAGGGGCTGGGCCTGCCGGGTTCCAAGTCCGCGCTGGGGCGCTTATCGGACGCGGACGGCGTGCGGGCGCTGGTGCTCAAGCGGGCGCACAGGCTGGAGGGGCCGGAGACGCCGACGCTGGCGCAGGTGCGTGACCAGCTGTTGTGGCGGCAGCTGGGCGTGGAGACGGACGAGGCGTTCTCGCTGCGCGCGGTGCAGGCGCACCTGTTGGGCAAGCTGCTGGGCCAGGAGGTCCGCGACCCGAAGCGCGGCTTGGAGCAACTGGCCGCCCGCGCGGTGGGAGCGCCGCGAGTGGACGCGGAGGTGGTGCGGATGGCGGCGATGCGGGAGTGGGTGCTGGCGGAGGCGGACAAGGTTTCCGCGCCCAAGCCGAAGCTCGTGGAGTCGGCCGTGAAGGTTGCCCCCAAGACGCCGCCCACGGACACGGTGTCTTTCGCCCGGCGGGTGCTGGACGCGGCGGGAGCCGTGCCCCCTACGGGCCGCTTCGGTGACAACAAGGTCTTCATCTCCCACGTGTGGAAGGCGCTGCAGCCGGAGTGGGCGGA is from Corallococcus exiguus and encodes:
- a CDS encoding endonuclease domain-containing protein produces the protein MPLAGEVALLDALDRQARRRAEGIATLSVLEGPEALGGTLWSQWAARHGLTVVEVSGEDPHEAALGWARALAATRDLGADAEALATFSLTAANPRHTPRFQGKTAHERRVLLEALPPPSMLADATWALCRELVIGREAVEPGALPNAVRTALARNLGAGLRAVHALVPPGKAPAVRMAVGEAPSYRGLQVAGVLSSAVPALAVACVVSSEALGAFLAGGETRLKALVREGVLEVPAEPSETASAVATLRKLERTGAPEKQRVSAAEVALAVLTGAGAAGADRARSKAEAYLRDRLEEHRSTAGLFELNTRLHPEDKRSWEVDLLCRSLRIAVEIDGYHHFQDPERFRRDRRKDLDLQREGYWVYRLLATDVLSQLEHILHTLDTLIEARGREPGGREPRHGHRHS